The Urocitellus parryii isolate mUroPar1 unplaced genomic scaffold, mUroPar1.hap1 Scaffold_45, whole genome shotgun sequence genome window below encodes:
- the LOC144252520 gene encoding olfactory receptor 2G2-like — MQRGVNESGPAGFILVGFSDHPRLQRVLFVTILALYLLTTLGNSAIILVSRLEPRLHTPMYFFLSHLSLLDLSFSSSVLPQLLVNLWDPFKTISYGGCVAQLYVSLALGSTECVLLAVMSYDRYVAVCRPLHYTVLMHPRLCHSLAAAAWLSGLATTLVQSTLTLRLPFCGHRHVDHFFCEVPVLIKLACVDTTFKEAELFVASVLFLVLPLSLILVSYGHIAQAMLRIRSAAGRRKAFGTCSSHLLVVTIFYGTIIFMYLQPARSRSKDQGKFVSLFYTVVTPVLNTLIYTLRNEEVKGALKRVLEKVLGVSCT, encoded by the coding sequence ATGCAGAGGGGTGTCAACGAGAGCGGCCCAGCAGGCTTCATCCTGGTGGGATTCTCGGACCACCCTCGGCTGCAGAGGGTTCTATTTGTGACCATCTTGGCCTTGTACCTGCTCACCACCTTGGGGAACTCAGCCATCATCCTGGTGTCCCGCTTGGAGCCCCGactgcacacacccatgtacttcttcctctcccaccTGTCCCTCCTGGACCTCAGCTTCAGCAGCAGTGTCTTGCCCCAGCTCCTGGTCAACTTGTGGGATCCCTTCAAAACCATCTCCTATGGCGGCTGCGTGGCTCAGCTGTATGTCTCTCTAGCGCTAGGGTCCACCGAGTGTGTCctcctggctgtcatgtcctaCGATCGCTACGTTGCCGTGTGCCGTCCCCTCCATTACACTGTCTTGATGCACCCCCGCCTCTGTCACTCCCTGGCGGCTGCCGCATGGCTCAGCGGACTGGCCACCACCCTAGTAcagtccaccctcacactgcgcCTGCCCTTCTGTGGGCATCGCCACGTGGATCACTTCTTCTGTGAGGTCCCCGTGCTCATCAAGCTGGCCTGTGTGGACACCACCTTCAAGGAGGCTGAGCTCTTTGTGGCCAGCGTCCTGTTCCTGGTGCTGCCCCTGTCGCTCATCCTGGTGTCCTACGGCCACATCGCCCAGGCCATGCTGAGGATCAGGTCGGCTGCTGGCAGGAGGAAGGCCTTTGggacctgctcctcccacctgctgGTGGTCACCATCTTCTATGGGACCATCATCTTCATGTACCTGCAGCCGGCCCGGAGCCGATCCAAGGACCAGGGCAAGTTTGTCTCCCTGTTCTACACGGTGGTGACTCCCGTGCTCAACACTCTGATTTACACTCTGAGGAATGAGGAGGTTAAAGGGGCACTGAAGAGGGTCCTAGAGAAGGTCCTGGGAGTAAGCTGTACATGA